In one Tachysurus vachellii isolate PV-2020 chromosome 24, HZAU_Pvac_v1, whole genome shotgun sequence genomic region, the following are encoded:
- the tsga10 gene encoding testis-specific gene 10 protein: protein MAESANKNTEKADEEALKQGLRSEERQQGELREYRPTQVEQHNRADKSVAENTDKKITSQNQTAIISSSEDIKTVSPQLDENDQQKQLGSEVNKTQDLQILLQQLQRERSDLLTQVERLFLTESAQATDNTAPCRSCHHSSLRSLEETERMKSVLKSRRSTSPIRQPPVKGGTYDSELMRVLRERDEMQSILDKYERHLSEIQANIRVLTAERDKIKMRYQQAQSEITELRREVLRSMASQGSKYNATAQSMLKRLEAERDEAMSNLHRMSTERDSLRERLKISQETAISERAHLEQRVEDLQKTLLTMEQERAEQKSRQAQMKEGMVGLEEHVNTLSGKLAAADGELSCLRNECNMLRLSNTQTENSLSETQKRLINRIGDLQRVQKKNQHLEEKNDSLQKELTVLREELNVLKNTVFELTQHRDTLQEHLERKNDLLCSNNKQLDEKENSIHNMSLQIEDLEASLQAVKETVSSRDRELDRMRRKLLDSEDELNDVVELKDATLRDNKLLREDMDQMCLDKKALQMKIDEAAHEIEVLERKVQNYVSDISNIEDQLSSKEQECKALQECQMQLRTSDSEKRRLRERVESLERSLQEAISAEQSCSAELKQLTSTIKKHEEELWQMQSKQLNTHHDLEKTRDLCVKLDSGKEAVQQELESCRSELELLRKQLASEREKELQLHLSSQERLVEIQLLRDKLAVAESKASTQSREMAQIRTRFSLLEADIEATRRQLNIEREEREHAVKEVRRLGLSSTFSAPILSSTMRTSLSPVHHSLSPNRSHSPGRLPHTTSDHLPLGRSPNRSVTFRNPYD, encoded by the exons ATGGCTGAATCGGCtaacaaaaacactgaaaag GCTGATGAAGAAGCACTAAAGCAGGGTTTGAGATCAGAGGAACGTCAGCAGGGGGAGCTGAGAGAATACAGACCAACACAAGTGGAGCAGCACAACAGGGCTGACAAA AGTGTTGCTGAGAATACAGACAAGAAGATCACGTCACAGAACCAGACTGCCATCATCTCTTCCTCC GAGGACATAAAAACCGTGTCTCCACAGCTGGATGAGAATGATCAGCAGAAGCAGCTAGGCTCTGAGGTGAATAAGACGCAGGATCTCCAGATTCTGCTCCAGCAGCTGCAGCGTGAACGGAGTGATCTGCTCACACAGGTCGAGCGTCTGTTTCTCACAG AAAGTGCACAGGCGACAGACAACACAGCGCCGTGTCGCTCTTGCCATCACAGCTCTTTGCGTAGTTTAGAGGAAACTGAAAGAATGAAGAGCGTCCTGAAGTCCCGGAGGTCCACCAGTCCTATTCGGCAGCCGCCTGTGAAG GGAGGAACATATGACTCAGAGCTGATGAGAGTGCTGAGAGAAAGGGACGAGATGCAGAGTATACTGGATAAGTACGAGCGACATCTGTCTGAGATCCAAGCCAACATTCGGGTTCTTACAGCCGAGAGGGACAAGATCAAAATGCGCTATCAACAG GCTCAGTCCGAGATCACAGAACTCAGACGTGAGGTGCTAAGATCAATGGCATCCCAAGGATCCAAATACAACGCGACAGCTCAGAGTATGCTGAAACGCctggaggcagagagagacgaGGCGATGTCCAATTTACATCGCatgagcacagagagagacagcctTAGAGAGAGACTCAAG ATCTCTCAGGAGACAGCGATTAGTGAGAGAGCTCACTTGGAGCAGAGGGTTGAGGACCTACAGAAAACTCTACTGACA ATGGAGCAGGAGCGAGCTGAGCAGAAGAGCAGACAGGCACAGATGAAGGAGGGCATGGTGGGTCTGGAGGAGCATGTGAACACGCTCAGTGGAAAGCTAGCTGCTGCTGACGGGGAACTCAGCTGCCTCAGAAATGAATGCAACATGCTTAG GCTTTCTAACACTCAAACTGAGAACAGCCTGAGTGAGACTCAGAAGCGTCTGATTAACAGGATTGGAGATCTGCAGCGAGTGCAGAAAAAGAATCAACATCTGGAAGAAAAGAACG ATTCTTTGCAAAAGGAGCTAACTGTTCTCAGAGAGGAGCTGAACGTGCTGAAGAACACTGTTTTTGAACTGACCCAGCACAGGGATACTTTACAAGAACACCTGGAGAGAAAGAATGACCTGCTCTGCTCCAATAATAAACAGCTGGATGAGAAG GAAAACTCCATTCACAATATGAGCCTACAGATTGAAGATCTGGAAGCAAGTCTACA AGCTGTGAAGGAGACAGTGAGCAGCAGGGATCGAGAGCTGGACCGGATGAGGAGGAAGCTGTTGGATTCAGAAGATGAGCTCAATGATGTAGTGGAGCTCAAAGATGCTACGCTGAGAGATAACAAGCTGCTCAGGGAGGATATGGACCAAATGTGTCTAGACAAAAAG GCTTTGCAGATGAAAATAGACGAGGCCGCTCATGAGATTGAGGTTTTGGAGAGGAAAGTGCAAAACTATGTGTCTGATATCTCCAATATTGAAGACCAACTGTCCTCCAAG GAGCAAGAGTGTAAGGCGCTGCAGGAATGTCAGATGCAGCTGAGAACCTCAGATTCAGAGAAACGCAGACTCAGAGAAAGAGTAGAAAGTCTGGAGAGAAGTCTGCAAGAG GCTATCAGTGCTGAGCAGAGCTGCAGTGCTGAGCTCAAACAGCTGACATCCACAATTAAGAAACATGAGGAAGAGCTGTGGCAGATGCAGAGCAAGCAGTTAAACACTCACCATGACTTGGAGAAGACCCGCGATCTCTGTGTCAAACTGGACTCTGGAAAAGAAGCG GTCCAGCAGGAGCTGGAGTCCTGTCGCTCTGAGCTGGAGCTCCTGAGAAAGCAGCTAGCAAGCGAGCGAGAGAAAGAATTACAATTGCATCTCAGCTCTCAGGAGAGGCTTGTCGAAATCCAGCTGCTCAGGGACAAACTTGCTGTAGCTGAAAGCAAGGC GAGCACTCAGAGCAGAGAAATGGCTCAGATAAGGACACGGTTCTCATTGTTAGAAGCTGACATTGAGGCCACACGGAGGCAGCTGAACATAGAGCGAGAAGAAAG GGAACACGCGGTGAAGGAGGTGCGTAGACTCGGACTCTCATCAACCTTCTCCGCTCCGATCTTGTCCTCCACCATGCGCACTTCTCTCTCCCCTGTCCATCACTCCCTCAGCCCTAACAGATCCCATTCACCTGGGCGTTTGCCTCACACCACGTCTGACCACCTGCCGCTGGGACGCTCAcctaacag GAGTGTAACTTTCCGAAACCCCTATGACTAA